In Niallia sp. FSL W8-0635, one genomic interval encodes:
- a CDS encoding globin-coupled sensor protein — MTKTDKILSVKFMYSEAVSLLNVFKKNQDTCINLLNQIKSNEANVKIAVNPNSEVGKILKMAKLTLNELAAIQLLRPFVQDNIDRIVGNFYGNLAYESSLIKIIEDNSTIERLKKTLSQHIIQLFSGKIDDGFVKQRHIIAHVHVRIGLQPKWYMLAFADLANSLYEIVLENTTNKDEYAVFSGAVSKILSVEQVIVLEAYEKENERIKQESDLAKEAVQNQVKETAENLAAISEQSSASLQQVSVQSGQMVAFAQAGSMSAQATEQKSLDAQQRLMEQMKVMKNVEKYMSQVNEQLEMLKGTSAKIQNVTMIVSSIADQTNLLALNAAIEAARAGEHGKGFAVVADEVRKLAEQTKSSLENVSKLISETNEGIEGVYLSMGQANTLVTSGVEGINELDQFFDQVINSMGDIKNGSIQIEKELQSLVTVMEEITDGVSSVATSTDNLTEIAKQM; from the coding sequence GTGACAAAGACCGATAAAATACTTAGCGTTAAATTTATGTATTCGGAGGCTGTTTCATTGTTAAATGTTTTTAAAAAAAATCAAGACACCTGTATAAATTTGCTTAACCAAATTAAATCAAATGAAGCTAATGTTAAGATTGCTGTGAATCCCAATAGTGAAGTTGGCAAAATATTGAAAATGGCTAAGCTCACCCTAAATGAACTTGCTGCAATTCAGTTATTACGACCATTTGTTCAGGATAACATTGATCGTATTGTGGGAAATTTTTATGGGAATTTAGCTTATGAGTCTAGCTTAATTAAAATTATTGAAGACAATAGTACAATAGAGCGGTTAAAAAAGACACTGAGTCAACATATTATCCAACTTTTCTCTGGAAAGATAGATGATGGTTTTGTAAAGCAACGACACATAATTGCACATGTTCACGTGCGGATAGGTCTACAGCCCAAGTGGTATATGTTAGCTTTTGCTGACTTAGCCAATAGCTTATATGAGATTGTTTTGGAAAACACTACAAATAAAGATGAATATGCAGTGTTCTCTGGAGCAGTCAGTAAGATATTATCTGTTGAACAAGTTATCGTATTAGAAGCTTATGAAAAGGAAAATGAGCGTATCAAGCAAGAGTCTGACTTAGCAAAAGAGGCAGTTCAGAATCAAGTTAAGGAGACTGCCGAAAATCTCGCTGCTATTTCAGAACAGTCTAGTGCCTCCTTGCAACAGGTATCCGTACAATCAGGTCAAATGGTAGCCTTTGCACAGGCTGGTTCCATGTCTGCACAAGCTACCGAACAAAAATCCTTGGATGCTCAGCAACGTCTTATGGAACAGATGAAAGTGATGAAAAATGTGGAGAAATATATGAGTCAAGTGAATGAACAGCTTGAAATGCTTAAAGGAACATCTGCCAAAATCCAAAATGTAACTATGATTGTTTCATCTATTGCTGATCAAACCAATCTTTTGGCATTAAATGCAGCCATAGAAGCAGCTAGAGCTGGGGAACATGGAAAAGGGTTTGCAGTTGTAGCAGACGAAGTGAGAAAGCTTGCAGAGCAGACAAAAAGTAGTTTAGAAAATGTAAGTAAGCTCATTTCTGAAACAAACGAAGGAATAGAAGGAGTATATCTATCAATGGGCCAAGCGAATACTTTGGTAACTAGTGGTGTTGAGGGTATCAACGAATTAGATCAATTTTTTGATCAGGTGATTAATTCTATGGGAGACATCAAAAACGGAAGTATTCAGATTGAAAAGGAGTTGCAATCACTTGTCACTGTTATGGAAGAAATTACAGATGGTGTCAGCAGTGTTGCAACCTCTACTGATAATTTAACTGAAATTGCAAAACAAATGTGA